The Streptomyces sp. NBC_00454 DNA segment GCGGCCGAGGAGCTGCCCGCCGCCATCGCCTACTTCTCTCCCGAGTTCGGGATCACCGCCGCCCTGCCCCAGTACTCGGGCGGGCTCGGGATCCTCGCCGGGGACCACCTCAAGGCCGCCAGCGACCTCGGCGTACCCCTCATCGGCGTCGGACTGCTCTACCGGCACGGGTACTTCCGCCAGTCCCTCTCCCGGGACGGCTGGCAGCAGGAGCACTATCCGGTGCTCGACCCCAACGAACTGCCCGTCGCACTCGTGCGGGAGGAGGACGGGGCTCCGGCCCGGGTCTCGCTGAGCCTGCCCGGCGGGCGGGCCCTGCACGCGCACATCTGGCAGGCCCGCGTCGGCCGGGTGCCGTTGCTGCTCCTGGACTCGGACGTCGAGGACAACGACGCCGCGGCCCGCGAGGTGACCGACCGGCTGTACGGGGGAGGCAGCGACCACCGGCTGCTGCAGGAGATGCTGCTCGGGATCGGCGGGGTGAGGGCCGTACGGACCTACTGCCGGATCACCGGGCATCCCGACCCCGAGGTGTTCCACACCAACGAGGGGCACGCGGGGTTCCTGGGACTCGAGCGCATAAGGGAACTGGAAGGGCAGCAGGGACTCGGCTTCGACGCCGCCGTCGAAGCCGTGCGCGCCGGGACCGTCTTCACGACGCACACCCCGGTGCCCGCCGGCATCGACCGCTTCGACCGGACCCTGGTGGCCCGCCACTTCGGCGAGAGCGGCGAGCTGGCCGGCGTACCCGTCGACCGGATCCTGGAGCTCGGCGCCGAGACCTACCCCGGCGGCGACCCCGGGGTGTTCAACATGGCCGTCATGGGGCTGCGCCTCGCCCAGCGGGCGAACGGGGTCTCCACCCTGCACGGAGCCGTCAGCCGGGAGATGTTCGCCGGGCTCTGGCCGGGCTTCGACCCCGCCGACGTGCCCATCACCTCCGTCACCAACGGCGTGCACGCGCCCACCTGGGTGGCTCCGGAGGTGGTCCGGCTCGGAGCCCGCCAGATCGGCGCCGGGCGCACCGAGGACGCGCTGTCCGTAGGCGGCTCCCAGCGCTGGGACGCCGTCGCCGACATCCCCGACCAGGACGTCTGGGACCTGCGCCGGGTGCTCAGGGAGCAGCTCGTGCAAGAGGTACGGGACCGCCTGCGCGCCTCCTGGCGCCAGCGCGGGGCCGCCGCCGCCGAGCTGGGCTGGGTGGACTCCGTACTCGACCCGGACGTGCTGACCATCGGCTTCGCCCGCCGGGTCCCGTCCTACAAGCGGCTCACGCTGATGCTGCGCGACCCCGAGCGGCTGCGCAGGCTGCTGCTCGACCCGGACCGGCCCGTGCAGATCGTGGTCGCGGGCAAGGCGCACCCGGCCGACGACGGCGGGAAGCGGCTCGTGCAGGAGCTGGTGCGGTTCTCCGACGACCCGCGCGTGCGCCACCGGATCGTGTTCCTGCCCGACTACGGCATGGCCATGGCGCAGAAGCTCTACCCGGGCTGCGACGTCTGGCTCAACAACCCGCTGCGTCCGCTGGAGGCCTGCGGGACGAGCGGGATGAAGGCCGCGCTGAACGGCTGCCTCAACCTGTCCGTCCTGGACGGGTGGTGGGACGAATGGTTCGAGCCGGACTTCGGCTGGGCCATCCCGACCGCCGACGGCCTCGGCACGGACGAGGACCGGCGCGACGACCTGGAGGCGAACGCCCTCTACGACCTGATCGAGGGCCGGGTCGCACCCCGCTTCTACGACCGGGCCGGACGCGGCGGACTTCCGGTGCGGTGGATCGAGATGGTCCGGCGCACCCTCGTCTCACTGGGACCCAAGGTGCTGGCGGGACGCATGGTGCGGGAGTACGTGGAACGGCTCTACGCGCCGGCCGCGCTCTCCCACCGCGCCCTGACCCCGGAAGCGGCCCGGGACCTCGCCTGGTGGAAGGGGCGGGTCCGGGCGGCCTGGCCGCAGCTCACCGTCGAGCACGTGGAGGCCGCGGCGGCGGGCCCGGTCGGCGGCACCGCCGAACTCGGGGCCACCCTCACCCTGCGCGTGCAGGTCTCGCTCGACGCGCTCGCGCCCGAGGACGTGGAGGTGCAGGCCGTCGCGGGCCGGGTCGACGCCCAGGACGTGATCCAGGGCGGGCGGACCTTCCCGCTCAAGCCCGCCGGCGGACCGGACCTGGAGGGCCGCTGGCTGTACGAGGGCCCGCTCGCCCTCGACCGTACGGGGCCCTTCGGGTACACCGTACGGATCCTGCCGGCGCACCCGCTGCTGGCGACCCCGGCCGAACTGGGCCTGGTCGCGGGCCCCGTGGCGAGCACCGACACGGACGCGGGAGGCGGCGTACTCCTGCGGTAGCGGGGGCCTCGAAGACGGGACCTCAGGGGGCGGGCGGCGGGTCCACCAGCCGCCCGTCCTCCACCAGCATCCCGGCCCGCTTGACGCTGCGCAGGGTCGGGATCACCTCCACCTGGCCCACCCCCTCCACCGCGCCGATCCGCTCGGTCAGATAGGTGTAGAGCTCCTCGGTGTCCCGGCACAGCACCACCGCCATCAAGGAGGCCGCCCCGGTCACGGCCGCCGCGAACGCCACCTCGCGGTGGCTCGCCAGGGCGGCTCCCACCTGCGCGAGGCGGGCCGGTGGAACGGTCAGCACCAGCGTCGCCTCCGCCTCGTAGCCCAGGAGCGCGGGGGCGAACTCCACGTCGAAGAAGAGCGCCCCGAGATCGCGCAGCCGCTCCAGCCGACGCCGGGCGGTGGACTCGGACAGGCCGCTGGCGCGCGCCAGTTCCGGATATCCGGCGCGGCCGTCGCTGCCCAGCACCGAGAGCAGCCTGAGCTCCGGCTCGTCCAGCACGTACCGGTCCGGCCCCGGCTCGGCGGGGGGCCGCTGCATGGCGGCGATCTGGTCGGGGCGCATCAGGTCCATGCCGGCCCAGGAGTCGGGCCCGCCGAAGAACTTCCGCAGGATGGTGTGGGCGCTGATGCCGGTCACCCGGCGGGTGCGCGGCAGCTTCTCCAGGAGCAGGGTGTCCCGGTCCTTGCGGGTCCGGGCCCTCGTCATGCAGTGGATCTCGGTACCGCCCGAGTTCAGGTTCACCCACGCGATGTCCGGGCGGCGGGCCAGCGCCTCGGCCACCGGGAGGGCCGCGTCGGGGGCGCACTGCACCCGCAGCCAGGACTCGAAGAGCCCGACGCGGCTGCCCAGCGGCAGTCCGACGACCCGGATCAGGCCGGTGGTCCGCAGGCGCCGGTAGCGGCGTACGACGGTCTGGTCGGAGACCTCCAGCACCTCGGCGAGCCGGCTGAAGGGGGCCCGGCCGTCGATCGTGAGGGCCTGGACCAGGGACCGGTCGAGCGCGTCCAGCTCGGTGTCGTTCACGGTTTCCATCATCGCAGAGTCTCCGATGACGGAAATCCGGCATGAGGGAGCTTCCGGGTGGGGGATCGGGGCGGGTCGCTGAGACCTTGGCGTCACCGGGGATCCGCCCCTGGACCCCTGCCCCTCCGTGCTCCGAGGAGAATCCCCATGCGTAAATGGCTGCCCCTGACGGCGGTGTGCCTCGGGGCCTTCATGCTCCTGGTCGACGTCACGATCGTGACCGTCGCCCTGCCCGACATGGCCGCCGACATGAAGACCGGGTTCTCGGGCCTCCAGTGGGTGATGGACGTCTACGCCCTCGCCCTGGCCGCCCTGCTCCTGGGAGCCGGATCGCTCGCCGACCGGATCGGCCGCCGCCGCGTCTACCTCGGCGGGCTCGGGCTCTTCGCCGCCGCCTCGCTCGCCTGCGGTCTGGCGAGCGGGCCGGCCGCGCTGATCGCCTTCCGCGCCGTCCAGGGCATCGGCGGCGCCGCGATGTTCGCCACCACCATGGCCCTGCTCAGCTCCGCCTACCAGGGCCGCGACCGGGGCGTCGCCTTCGGCGTCTGGGGCGCGGTCAACGGAGCCGCGGCCGCGGCCGGCCCCATCATCGGCGGACTGCTCACCGAGCAGTTCGGCTGGCGCTGGATCTTCTTCATCAACCTGCCCGTCTGCGCCCTCGCCGTCTACGTCACCCTCAAGGCCGTCACCGAGTCCCGCGACCCGCACGCCAAGGGCCTGGACCTGCCCGGCATGGTCACCTTCACCACCGGCGCCGCCGCCGTCACCTACGCCCTGATCCGGGTCGGCGAGAACGGCTGGACTTCCGCGACCACCCTGGCCCTGTTCGCGCTGAGCGCCGCCGCCTTCGCGCTCTTCGTCCTCGTCGAACTGCGCAGCTCCCGCCCGATGCTGGACCTCTCGCTGTTCCGCAGTCCGACCTTCGTGGCCGTCATGGCCGCGGCGCTCCTGATGTCCGGCGCCGCCTTCGGGTACCTGATGTACGTCTCCCTGTGGC contains these protein-coding regions:
- a CDS encoding Lrp/AsnC family transcriptional regulator, yielding METVNDTELDALDRSLVQALTIDGRAPFSRLAEVLEVSDQTVVRRYRRLRTTGLIRVVGLPLGSRVGLFESWLRVQCAPDAALPVAEALARRPDIAWVNLNSGGTEIHCMTRARTRKDRDTLLLEKLPRTRRVTGISAHTILRKFFGGPDSWAGMDLMRPDQIAAMQRPPAEPGPDRYVLDEPELRLLSVLGSDGRAGYPELARASGLSESTARRRLERLRDLGALFFDVEFAPALLGYEAEATLVLTVPPARLAQVGAALASHREVAFAAAVTGAASLMAVVLCRDTEELYTYLTERIGAVEGVGQVEVIPTLRSVKRAGMLVEDGRLVDPPPAP
- a CDS encoding MFS transporter, encoding MRKWLPLTAVCLGAFMLLVDVTIVTVALPDMAADMKTGFSGLQWVMDVYALALAALLLGAGSLADRIGRRRVYLGGLGLFAAASLACGLASGPAALIAFRAVQGIGGAAMFATTMALLSSAYQGRDRGVAFGVWGAVNGAAAAAGPIIGGLLTEQFGWRWIFFINLPVCALAVYVTLKAVTESRDPHAKGLDLPGMVTFTTGAAAVTYALIRVGENGWTSATTLALFALSAAAFALFVLVELRSSRPMLDLSLFRSPTFVAVMAAALLMSGAAFGYLMYVSLWLQSAEGMGPVAAGLTMLPMSLAAFVVAAVTGKLMHGAPARLTIGGGLFLIGAGALLQGWMLDAGDGWTALVAGLAVTGVGVGMISPALAAAAMGAVPPARAGMAGGALNTARQLGMALGIAVLGAVFQSGLEDGLAGSGQPHGTAEALASGGAARLLHAVPGAGQWVETAFASGLRDTFWVSGAMGLAGAVILVALVRRPAAAPQGPQAPQGPTGLKGPRSGEVPAGERAAV
- the glgP gene encoding alpha-glucan family phosphorylase — translated: MKAIRRFTVRPVLPEPLSPLADLARNLRWSWHAETRELFQSVDPEGWQAAGGDPVRLLGAVSAGRIAELAGDRRFLRRLAVAAADLDDYVHGGRWYQGHEAAEELPAAIAYFSPEFGITAALPQYSGGLGILAGDHLKAASDLGVPLIGVGLLYRHGYFRQSLSRDGWQQEHYPVLDPNELPVALVREEDGAPARVSLSLPGGRALHAHIWQARVGRVPLLLLDSDVEDNDAAAREVTDRLYGGGSDHRLLQEMLLGIGGVRAVRTYCRITGHPDPEVFHTNEGHAGFLGLERIRELEGQQGLGFDAAVEAVRAGTVFTTHTPVPAGIDRFDRTLVARHFGESGELAGVPVDRILELGAETYPGGDPGVFNMAVMGLRLAQRANGVSTLHGAVSREMFAGLWPGFDPADVPITSVTNGVHAPTWVAPEVVRLGARQIGAGRTEDALSVGGSQRWDAVADIPDQDVWDLRRVLREQLVQEVRDRLRASWRQRGAAAAELGWVDSVLDPDVLTIGFARRVPSYKRLTLMLRDPERLRRLLLDPDRPVQIVVAGKAHPADDGGKRLVQELVRFSDDPRVRHRIVFLPDYGMAMAQKLYPGCDVWLNNPLRPLEACGTSGMKAALNGCLNLSVLDGWWDEWFEPDFGWAIPTADGLGTDEDRRDDLEANALYDLIEGRVAPRFYDRAGRGGLPVRWIEMVRRTLVSLGPKVLAGRMVREYVERLYAPAALSHRALTPEAARDLAWWKGRVRAAWPQLTVEHVEAAAAGPVGGTAELGATLTLRVQVSLDALAPEDVEVQAVAGRVDAQDVIQGGRTFPLKPAGGPDLEGRWLYEGPLALDRTGPFGYTVRILPAHPLLATPAELGLVAGPVASTDTDAGGGVLLR